Genomic DNA from Segatella copri:
AGATATAAAAGATATGAAAAAGTATTCAAAGTTGATTGTTGCGGCGATAGTCGCCTTGATTTTCATCGGAACCTTCGTGTTCCTTTATGAGAAATCGCAGCCTAAGCCTGTGGAGTATACTGAGTTTACTCCTAAGATGGCTGATGTTTTGAAAACTACCGTCATCACGGGCAAGATTGAGCCTCGCAACGAGGTGAGCGTAAAGCCTCAGATTAGCGGTATCATCACCGAGATTTGCAAAGAAGCGGGTGATTATGTTCAGGCGGGCGAGGTTATCGCCAAGGTAAAGGTGATTCCGGATATGGGACAGCTCAGTTCGGCTCAGGCACGCGTGCGCCTTGCAGAAATCAACCTAAAACAGGCACAGGTGGATTACGGCCGCGAGGAACAGCTTTTCAAGAAACAGCTGGTCAGCGCCGATGAGTTTGATAAGGTAAAGCAGGCGATGAAACAGGCACGCGAGGAGGTTACCGCTGCCGAAGATGCTCTCCAGGTAGTTCGCGATGGTGTAAGCAAGAGCAATGCCAGCGCTTCTTCCACCCTCATCCGTTCTACCATCTCGGGCATTATCCTCGATATTCCTGTCAAGGTGGGTAACTCGGTGATTCTTGCCAACACTTTCAACGATGGTACTACCATCGCCAGTGTAGCCAACATGAACGACCTCATCTTCCGTGGCAATATCGATGAAACCGAAGTGGGAAGTCTCGTTACAGGAATGCCGATGAAGATTACCATCGGAGCCTTGCAGAACCTCAACTTCGAGGCTAACCTGGAGTATATCTCTCCTAAAGCTGTAGAAAACAATGGTGCCAACCAGTTTGAGGTAAAGGCAGCCATCCGTTCTACCAAGGGAGGCAAAATCCGTTCAGGCTACAGCGCCAATGCCGAGATTGTACTGGCAAAGGCTACCCATGTACTCACCGTTCCGGAGAGTGCCATCGAGTTTAGCGGCGATTCTACCTTTGTATATATCATAAAAGGTAGCGGCGAGAAGAAGACTTATGAGCGCAAACAGGTAACTACCGGTTTGAGCGATGGAGTAAATATTGAAATCAAGAAAGGTCTGGGACTCAAGGACAAGGTTCGCGGTCCTCAGGTTATAGCAGAAAATAAGGATGATGACGAATAGTCATCATCCTTATTCTTTTTTATAGGCATCAGATAACTTAGATGTTATCCTTTTCGATATCCTTGAAGTAGCGGTAAGTACCCACCTTCAGTTCATCGCAGGCAATCTCATCACAAACGATGATGCCATGCTGGTGCTGCTGCAGAGCGCTGATGGTCCAAGCCTGAGTAACAGGACCTTCGATGGCAGCCTGCAGGGCGCGCGCCTTGTTATGACCGTTGCAGAGAATCATTACCTCTCGGGCAGCCATCACGGTACCCACACCTACGGTCAGAGCCAGACTAGGTACCTTCTCAGGATCATTATCGAAGAAACGGGAGTTGGCAATCTTGGTGTCTGTAGTGAGCGTCTTTGCTCGTGTGCGGGAGGTAAGAGAAGAGAATGGCTCGTTGAAAGCGATATGGCCATCAGGACCGATACCACCGATAAAGAGGTCGATGCCACCCGCTTCTTCTATCATCTGCTCATAATGACGGCACTCCTCTTCCAGATTCTCGGCATTACCGTTCAGGATATGAATATTCTCCTTAGGGCAGTCGATATGATTGAAGAGATTGGTAGCCATGAAAGAGTGATAGCTCTCAGGATGAGATTCCGGCAAACCTACATATTCATCCATATTGAAAGTGATGACATGCTTGAACGAAACCTTGCCTTCTTTTACCGCCTTTACCAGGTTGGCATACATGCCCTGAGGTGAAGAACCGGTTGGCAAACCCAGAACAAAAGGACGTTCAGCAGTTGGTTGAAATCTGTTAATTGTTTCAATTACATGATCAGCTGCCCACTTTGACAGCTTCTCATAATCTTTTTCGATAATAACACGCATAATCTATTTTTTATTGTTTAGTTGTAAAATTCAGGAAACAAAAATAATAAAAATCTGTTTCATTACCGCTAAAAGATGGCAAAAATTATATTTTTTTACAGTTTGCGGTATCTACTTCTTCATAGCCCTCCTGCTCTACATATTCATCAAAACCGATGCTGATATCAGCGCCATTCTGCTCGAAGAGACGCAGTAATTTCTGCTGCATATCGGGTGCGATGAGGATGGCGCCGCGCTTCGCCTTGCAATAGGTGCTTTCGCTGATATAGGGCGAAAAGTGCCAGAAATGAGGCGTATTGGCAGAAGGTATCGTGCCGAACATGCGGCGGAATCCGCGTGCCATGCGTATGATTTTCTTCTG
This window encodes:
- a CDS encoding efflux RND transporter periplasmic adaptor subunit, giving the protein MKKYSKLIVAAIVALIFIGTFVFLYEKSQPKPVEYTEFTPKMADVLKTTVITGKIEPRNEVSVKPQISGIITEICKEAGDYVQAGEVIAKVKVIPDMGQLSSAQARVRLAEINLKQAQVDYGREEQLFKKQLVSADEFDKVKQAMKQAREEVTAAEDALQVVRDGVSKSNASASSTLIRSTISGIILDIPVKVGNSVILANTFNDGTTIASVANMNDLIFRGNIDETEVGSLVTGMPMKITIGALQNLNFEANLEYISPKAVENNGANQFEVKAAIRSTKGGKIRSGYSANAEIVLAKATHVLTVPESAIEFSGDSTFVYIIKGSGEKKTYERKQVTTGLSDGVNIEIKKGLGLKDKVRGPQVIAENKDDDE
- the nagB gene encoding glucosamine-6-phosphate deaminase, yielding MRVIIEKDYEKLSKWAADHVIETINRFQPTAERPFVLGLPTGSSPQGMYANLVKAVKEGKVSFKHVITFNMDEYVGLPESHPESYHSFMATNLFNHIDCPKENIHILNGNAENLEEECRHYEQMIEEAGGIDLFIGGIGPDGHIAFNEPFSSLTSRTRAKTLTTDTKIANSRFFDNDPEKVPSLALTVGVGTVMAAREVMILCNGHNKARALQAAIEGPVTQAWTISALQQHQHGIIVCDEIACDELKVGTYRYFKDIEKDNI
- a CDS encoding DUF6078 family protein, with the translated sequence MNNISIHSIDTVCLKEACPVHHLCARFERYQKLRKSEKVFSILNPDRIACNEQGCAYRLQKKIIRMARGFRRMFGTIPSANTPHFWHFSPYISESTYCKAKRGAILIAPDMQQKLLRLFEQNGADISIGFDEYVEQEGYEEVDTANCKKI